The stretch of DNA GGGGCGCTGAGGCTCAGCAGCGAGCAGAGCAGAAGGCGTGCTTTCATGCGGTCGATCCTTGATGACGAGGGAGTGGCCGAGGGCGGCTCATTATTTGCGCCCGACCCGAATGGGGCAAGGCGCATCGCTTGCCAGGGCGCTGCGGATTGTTTTCGCCGAAAAAGTTTTGGCAAAGGGCCATGCCAACTATTTGTTGGCTTCTTTTTCACGAAACGTTGATGGTCGGCTACCTAAAGTTCGTGCTGTCGTGGGCAGTCATTGAATAACGGGCATGTTGACGACGCACTTCTTTCAAGGAACACGCCGATCATCATGCTGAACATCAAACCCCTGCGTCCCGAATGGGTGACGTTGATTGCCTGCGCCTTTTTATTGCTTGGCTGCAACTTTGTGCTCTGGCAGCACCTGTTTAGCATTACCGCCTCGGACACCCGCGGCATCGCCATGCGCGTGGCTTTCGGGGTGATGATCTTCTGTGCCTTCAACCTTATCCTGACCTGGCTGGCGTTTCGCCGGATATTTAAGCCGGTGCTGGTTTTATTGTTTATGGTCAGTGCCGGCGTGGCTTATTTCATGAGCCAGTACGGAGTGCTGATAGATGCCGGAATGTTTCGCAACTTCGCCGAAACCAATGCAACGGAAGTGCGTGACTTACTCTCCCTGAAGTTGCTTGTTTATATTCTGTTCCTGGGTGTATTGCCTTCCTGGTTATTGTGGAAAGCCCCGATCAATTATCGTCGCTGGCACCGCGAGTTATTGAGCAAGTTGCTGGTATCCGTTATGTGCGCGGCGGCCATTGGCGGGGTAGCCCTGGCCAACTATCAGGGGCTGGCCTCGCTGTTTCGCAATCACCATGAATTGCGCCTGATGATAGTGCCGAGCAACTACGTGGGCGCCTCCATCGGTTACCTGCGCGAGCAAGTGGTTTCGGCGCGCCAGCCCTTCGTCAAGATCGGGGAAGATGCCCAGCGCAATCCGACCTGGCAAAACCATGCGCGCAAGTCGCTGACGGTGCTGGTGGTCGGCGAAAGTGCCCGGGCCGAGAACTTCGGCGTGCTGGGCTACGAGCGCGACACCACGCCGAAACTCAGCCAGGAAAACGGCCTGATCGCCTTTACCGATGTGTCGTCCTGCGGCACCGAGACCGCGGTCTCGGTGCCCTGCATGTTCTCCAACATGGGGCGCAAGAACTACGACGCCAGCAAGGCGAAGAACGAGGAAGGGCTGCTGGACGTGCTCAAGCGCGCCGGGCTCGAGGTGATCTGGCGGGACAACCAATCCGGTTGCAAGGGCACCTGCGACCGGGTGACCCTCGACGACGTCAGCAATCTCAAGGACCCGGCGCTCTGTGCCAACAGCGAATGCCGCGACGAGATCCTGCTCCAGGGCCTGCAGCACTTCATCGATACCCTGGACAAGGACACCGTGCTGGTCCTGCACCAGATGGGCAGCCACGGGCCGGAATACTTCAAGCGCTACCCCAAGCAATACGAGCGCTTCACCCCGGTGTGCCAGAGCAACGCCCTGAACAATTGCAGCCGCGAGAGCATCGTCAACGGCTACGACAATACGCTGCTGTACACCGACCATGTGCTGGCGACCCTGATCGACCTGTTGCGCAGCAACCAGGACAAGGTCGACACCGCCATGCTCTACCTGTCGGATCACGGCGAGTCCCTGGGCGAATACAACCTGTTCCTGCATGGCACGCCCTACATGCTCGCGCCGTCGCAGCAAAAACATGTGGCAATGCTGGCCTGGTTCTCGGACAGCTATCAGAAGGCTTTCTCGGTGGACACCCATTGCCTGCAACTGAGCCGGGAAAAACCGCTGAGCCAGGACAACCTGTTCCACTCGATGCTCGGTCTGCTGGAGGTCGACAGCCGGGTCTACCAGCCCGACCTGGACCTGTTCGCCGGCTGCCGGGGCAGCGTGGTCGACGGCGTGTTGGCGCGGCAATGAAGCCTTGATCGGCGTTCGACCTTTTTTTCACGATCGGGGCGGTAACCTGTTTTTCATCCAATACTTACAAGAGCCAGCAGATCCATGTCCGCGCACCCTCCATCCCCCCTCGAGCTCGAGTTCGCCAGGCGTTATGACCAGGCGCACGCGCGTGTGTGTGGCGACGAGCGCCCGCTCGGGCTGGGGCGGCGCCTGTCGTTGTGGCGCGACGAGTGGCTGGTTCGCCGCGCGTTGAAGGTGGCGGGCGAGCCGGGGCTGATTCTCGATCTTGCGTGCGGCGCGGGGCGTTTCTGGCCGGTGCTGGGCGAGCACAGTAATCGGGTGATCCTGGCGGCGGACCCGTCCCAGGACATGCTCAACCACGCCCAGACCCACCACCCGGCGAGCCTGCTCAGGCGGGTCAGGACTTTCCAGAGTTCGTCGTTCAGCATCGGCCTGTCGGCCAACGCGGTGGACTGCATCGTCTGCCTGCAACTGTTCCCCCATGTCGCCAGCAGCGAGGCACGCCTGGCGTTGCTGGGCGAATTCCATCGGGTCAGTCGCGACTCGGTGATCCTCGCGGTGCGCATCGACAGTCGCTTGAAAGTCATGCGCGACCGGCTGGAGGGCAACGACACCCTGCAATTGCAGCGTGCTCCACGCATGGACGTCAGCCGGGCGCGGGTCGAGGCCGAGTTCAAGGACGCTGGGTTCGAAGTGCTCAGCCACCAGGATTTCATTCCCGGTTGCGCCGCCTGGCGGGTTTACGTCCTGCGCAAACAGGGGTAGCCGACGGCGTTCGGATTATTCTTGTGGCCCGGGCGCCGATTTCGCGCAGGCTCTTGTCGAGTGAATGCTCAGAAATCGCCAAGGGCGATATATACTGCGCGCCATTCTTCAAGGGAGAGCCGTGTGGCCATCGATATTCACTGGATTCGCGACAACGATAGCCTCGGTCAATTCTGCACCGAGTGGCAGAAGCTGCCATTCGTCGCCCTCGACACCGAATTCATGCGGGTCGACACCTTCTATCCGATCGCCGGCCTGTTGCAGGTCGGCGATGGCCAGCGCGCTTACCTCATCGACCCCTTGACCATCGACGACTGGCAGCCGCTGGCGGCCTTGCTGGAGAACAGCGCGGTGGTCAAGGTGGTGCACGCCTGCAGCGAGGACCTCGAAGTCCTGCTGCGCCTGACCGGCAGCCTGCCGACACCGTTGTTCGACACGCAACTGGCGGCCGCCTACCTGAACCTGGGTTTCTCCATGGGCTATTCGCGGCTGGTCCAGGAAGTGCTGGGCATCGAGTTGCCCAAGGGCGAGACCCGCTCCGACTGGCTGCAACGCCCGCTGTCGGAAACCCAGGTCAGCTACGCCGCCGAAGACGCCGTGCACCTGGCCGAGGTGTTCACCCGGCTGCGGCCGAAACTGTCCGAGGACAAATACAACTGGGTGCTGGAAGACGGCGCCGAGCTGGTGGCCAACCTGCGCCGCGAAGTCGATCCTTATGAGGTTTACCGCGAAGCCAAGCTGGCCTGGAAACTGTCCCGCGCGCAACTGGCGGTGCTGCGTGAACTCTGCGCCTGGCGCGAGCGTGAGGCACGGGCACGGGACCTGCCGCGCAACCGGATCGTGCGCGAGCACTCGCTGTGGCCGTTGGCCAAGAGCCAGCCGGACAACCTCGGCGCCCTGGCGAAAATCGAAGACATGCACCCGCGCACCGTGCGTCAGGACGGCGAGTTCCTGCTGGGCCTGATCAAGCGTGCCGCCAGCGTCGGCCCCGACCAGTGGCCACCGGCCGTCCCCGAGCCGTTGCCGATGGAAGCCTCGCCCCTGCTCAAGCGCCTGCGCGCCGTGGGTCAGGCCGAAGCCGAGCGCCTGGGTATCGCCCCGGAACTGATGCTGCGCAAGAAAACCCTGGAAAGCCTGCTCAAGAGTGGCTTCCCCAATGGACCCTACCAATTGCCCGATTCGCTGCGTGGCTGGCGCCGCGAATTGATGGGCCAGGCGCTGCTTGACAGCCTGGCCACCGCCGGAGAACAGCCATGAAACGTATCTGCTCGATCTACAAAAGCCCGCGCAAGAACGAGATGTACCTCTACGTGCTCAAGAGCGATGCCCTGGAGCGCGTGCCGGAAAACCTGCTGGCGGCGTTCGGCAAGCCGCAGCACGCCTTCGACCTGGTGCTGAGTCCGGAGCGCAAGCTGTCGCGCGAGGACATCCACCAGGTGCTGGAAAACCTTGAGAAGCAGGGTTACCACCTGCAGATGCCACCGGCCGAGGACGAGTACATCGAGCACTTGCCCGAAGAGCTGCTGCGCCGTAATGATCCGGTCTGACGGACACCTGTAGAGGCCCTGTCCGGGGCATCGTTGAAAATGGAACTGATTCTATCTGGCGGCTGCCGCGATCGATGGAGCGATACTCCGTCGGTGGCTGCCTGCACCGTTTTGTAAGGTTTGAACCATGCGCGTTCTGATTGCCGAACACGATCACGCTATTTATGCCCGTTTGTTGCGTCAGCTGGCACCTGACCTGGAAGTGCTCACCAGCGGCGATTCCGCCGAATTGTCGAAGCTGGCCGCGGACTGCCCGGTCTGGCTCGGCCAGCCGGACCTGCTGGCCACCCTGTTGCGCCAGGGCCACCAGCCGCAGTGGCTGCAATCGACCTGGGCCGGCATCACGCCGCTGCTCGCCGACGGCCTGCCACGCCATTACCGGCTGACCCGTGCCGTGGGGATCTTCGGCCAGGTCATGGCCGAATACGTGCTCACCTACATGCTCGGCCACGAGCGCGAAGTCCTCGCGCGCCTGGTCAGCCAGGTCGAGCGCAAGTGGGATAACCGCACGGGCCAGAGCCTGGCCGGGCGCAAGGTGCTGATCGTCGGCGCGGGCGATATCGGCCAGAGTGTGGCGCAGTTTCTCTTGCCGTTCGGCGTCGAGCTGTACGGCATCGCCAGTGAAGCCCGGGAGCAGGCGCCGTTTATCGAAGTCGCGGCCTTGGCGGACCTGGGACGTTTGGTCGGTGAGGTGGATTATGTGGTCAACCTGCTGCCCAACACCCCGCACACCCATGATCTGTACGACACGGCGCTGTTCAAGCGTTTCAAGCCGACCGGCCTGTTCATCAACGTCGGTCGCGGGGTCGCGGTGGTCGATGCGGATCTGGTGGAAGCCTTGAAGGAAGGGCATCTGGCGGGGGCGGTGATCGACGTCTGCCGCCAGGAACCGCTGCCGCAGCGCCATCCGTTCTGGACCGCCTGGGGCCTGTTGCTGACCGGCCACAGCTCGGCGCCGACCTCGCCGACCCTGATGGCGCAGCTGTTCATCGACAACCTGCGGGCCTATCAGGCCGACACGGCGTTGCGTGGGGAAGTGGATTTCACCCGCGGGTATTGAGGCGCTGCGCAGAGGGGGGCTGATGCCGCCTTTTGCGTGGACCCTGTAGCCGCTGCCGCAGGCTGCGATCGGCTCCGAAGGAGACGTGCTCTTGAGGGCCTAGGAAGGCCCTTCGGGCCTTATCGCAGCCTGCGGCAGCGGCTACAGGGATTGCAGCAGGTTTACAGGCTGAAATCGCCTTCGGCTGCGGTTTCGCTCAGCGGGCGACGCGGGCTTGGCTCTTCGCGGGCCTGCAGGTATTCGGCGAGGCTCGCCTTGTCGCCCAGCTTGCCGACGGCCACGGCGGCATGCAGGGCATAACCTTCTGGAATCTTCAGCTCCTTGCGGGTCAGCTCCTGGTCGAACCCGGCCATGCCGTGGGTGTGCCAGCCGCTGATGCTGGCTTGCAGCGCCAGGTGGCCCCAGGCCGAACCGGTGTCGAAGGTGTGCCACAGGGCTGGGGTTTCCTCGCTGGCGCCAGGCGCGGTGAAGGTGGTTTTCGAGATCACGATCACCAATGCCGAGGCGTGCTGCGCCCAGCCACGGTTGAACTCGTTGAGCAGGCCGAGGAAACGTTCCCAGTTCGGCGTGTCGCGGCGCGCATACAGGAAGCGCCACGGCTGCGAGTTGTAGGCCGACGGCGCCCAGCGCGCGGCTTCGAAGAAGCTCAGCAGGGTTTCCTCGGGAATGGCCTCGCCGGTGAAGGCGCGCGGCGACCAGCGCTCGGTGAACTGCGGGTGGATGGCGTACTCGGCAACGCGGGGATTGGCGCTCATGACAGAGATTCCTGGCTACGTTTGAGAATGAAAGGTGGATAAACCGGCAAGCGCAGTTGAACTGGGCAATGGGGTTTTTCCTGACCCTGGGCGATTCACCGGTGCGACGCGGTCGAGCGTTAATGGCACGCGGACATAGGGCTTTGCGACAGGCAAAGCTACTGCGCGGCATGCGGCCTGACAAGTAGTGCCTTACCGACAGTCGCCAGCGCTTGGCCCACGGGGCCTTGGGCACTAGACTGGCGGCCTTTTCCCTGTCCGATACCGATTACCTGAGCCATGGCCGCCAAAGTTGAACCCTTCTGGATCCGCAAAACCCTCGAACAACTCGATCAGGAGGAGTGGGAGTCGTTGTGCGACGGTTGTGGCCTGTGCTGCCTGCAGAAGCTCGAGGATGAAGAAGACAACAGCGTCTACTACACCCGCATCGCCTGCAAACTGCTGGACCTGAAGACCTGCCAGTGCAGCGACTACGCCAACCGCCGCGCCTCGGTGCCGGATTGCATCCAGCTCACCCCGGGCAAGGCCGATGAGTTCAAATGGCTGCCGCCGACCTGCGGTTATCGCCTGGTCAGCGAGGGCAAGGACCTGCCGCTCTGGCACCATCTGGTGTGCGGTGACCGCGACGCGGTGCACCACGAGCGTATTTCCCAATCCGGACGCATGCTCGCCGAAGGCAGCGTGGCCGAGGAAGACTGGGAAGATCATCTGATTTTCCGCGCCGGCTGAGGTCTGCCGCGCTCGCGTTCAAGGTTGTTTCACGAAGGAGTGTGTATGGCTGTGGGGGCAAGGCTGGCGCTGGCCGGCTGGCTGCTGGTGCTCAGTGCGCCGGGGTGGGCGGCGAAAAAAGTCGATCTGGATTACCACGTGCGCCTGTTGCCGCAGAGCGACCAGGCCGAGGTGCGCCTGACCCTGGCGGACGGCGCGGCGGTGCGCAGCCTGGATTTCGACCTGGGCACGCATGGCGATTACAGCGACTTCAAGGCCGACGGCCAATGGCAGCCCGGGGCGGCCAAGCCTCCCGCGGTACAGCGCGGCGTATGGCGCCCGGCCGGCGGCAAGGCCAGCCTGAGCTACCGGGTGCGGATCAGCCACAACCTGAAGAAGGACAGCTTCGACAGCCGCATGACCCCGCATTGGGCCTTGTTGCGTGGCGATACGCTGGTGCCGGCGGCGAAGCTCGACCAGCAGGACGGCATCGAACTGGTGTCGCGCCTGGAATTCGAGTTGCCCACGGGCTGGAAAAGCGTGGAAACCGCCTGGCCGCGGATCGGCAAGAATCGTTTCCGTATCGATAATCCCGCGCGCCTGTTCGACCGGCCCACCGGCTGGATGCTGGCCGGTGCCCTGGGCAGTCGTCGCACCCGGCTGGGGGAGACCGAAGTCACGGTGGCCTCGCCGCAAGGGCAGGGCATGCGACGCATGGATGTGCTGACCCTGCTGACCTTCGTCTGGCCGCAGATCCAGGCGACCTTTCCCCGTCATCCAACCAAGTTGCTGATCGTCGGCGCGGCCGACCCGATGTGGCGCGGCAGCCTGGCCGGGCACGATTCGCTGTTCTTGCACAGCCGCCTGCCGCTGGTCAGCGAGAGCGGCACCAGCCCGCTGCTGCGCGAAGTGATCCAGGTCTTTGCCCGGATCAATGACCGCGAGCGCAGCGACTGGATCGGCGAGGGCCTGGCGGAGTACTACGCCATCGAATTGATGCGCCGCGCCGGCGGCATGAGCGACGAGCGTTACCAGGCCCTGGAAACTCGGTTGGCCAAGAGCGGCCACGGCGTCAGCAGCCTGCGTGGCGAACAGGTGGACGCGCCGGTGGTGGCCAGGGCGGTGCTGCTGTTGCAGGAACTGGATCGGGAGATCCGCCTGAAGACCCGCAACAAGCGTTCGCTGGATGACGTGACCCGGGCGGTGATGCGTCTGGAGCGTGTCAGCACCAAAGAGTTCATCCAGCTCAGCGAGAGCGTGCTGGACGGCTCGTCGAAGGTGCTCGACAGCGATTTGTTGCATTAGTGAAGTCGACCGCTTTACGGTCATCGCGAGCGAGCTCGCTCCTACAGGTTTTGCGCAATCCCCTGTAGGAGCGAGCTTGCTCGCGATAGCGCCGGTTCATTCAACGCGGCGTTCGAGGCCGCCGATCAAACCCCGGCCTTGGGCGATTTCAACGAATCGTTGCCGGTTACGGTCGCGGTACGGGTGGCCGCCTCGGCATTGGCCTTGAGGGTTTTCAGCTCCGCGCCGGCACGCTCGATCTTCGCCCGCACGTTATTCATATCCTGGCGGCTCTTCTCCAGCAGGCTTTTCGCCGAGCTGTGGCCGGTGATGCCACGGGCCAGGGCGACCCCGCCGATGGCAACCTGGACCAGGCCGAACACACCGCCACGGCGCAGGCCCTTGCCGACCATCACCACGCCGCCGGCCAGCGAGCCGATGCGCTCCCAGCCTTGTACGTTCTGCTCCGCCGGGCTCTGGAAAGGGGTGGTTGAGATGGGTTCCAGTTGTTTGCTGTCGCTCATGATCTGTCTCCAGGGGGGATGGATATAAAGCTGACTGCGCTGGCGCGTCGCTTGTTCCATCGAATGTACGGCGAACTTGAAGCAGTGCTCAGAACTTGGGGCCGGAGCGGGTGTTGTTGCCCTTGGCCAGGCGGTCGTAGAGCACCACGTTGACGGTGGCGGCGAGGTTCATGCAGCCGGTGGT from Pseudomonas chlororaphis subsp. chlororaphis encodes:
- a CDS encoding phosphoethanolamine transferase — its product is MLNIKPLRPEWVTLIACAFLLLGCNFVLWQHLFSITASDTRGIAMRVAFGVMIFCAFNLILTWLAFRRIFKPVLVLLFMVSAGVAYFMSQYGVLIDAGMFRNFAETNATEVRDLLSLKLLVYILFLGVLPSWLLWKAPINYRRWHRELLSKLLVSVMCAAAIGGVALANYQGLASLFRNHHELRLMIVPSNYVGASIGYLREQVVSARQPFVKIGEDAQRNPTWQNHARKSLTVLVVGESARAENFGVLGYERDTTPKLSQENGLIAFTDVSSCGTETAVSVPCMFSNMGRKNYDASKAKNEEGLLDVLKRAGLEVIWRDNQSGCKGTCDRVTLDDVSNLKDPALCANSECRDEILLQGLQHFIDTLDKDTVLVLHQMGSHGPEYFKRYPKQYERFTPVCQSNALNNCSRESIVNGYDNTLLYTDHVLATLIDLLRSNQDKVDTAMLYLSDHGESLGEYNLFLHGTPYMLAPSQQKHVAMLAWFSDSYQKAFSVDTHCLQLSREKPLSQDNLFHSMLGLLEVDSRVYQPDLDLFAGCRGSVVDGVLARQ
- a CDS encoding class I SAM-dependent methyltransferase, with the translated sequence MSAHPPSPLELEFARRYDQAHARVCGDERPLGLGRRLSLWRDEWLVRRALKVAGEPGLILDLACGAGRFWPVLGEHSNRVILAADPSQDMLNHAQTHHPASLLRRVRTFQSSSFSIGLSANAVDCIVCLQLFPHVASSEARLALLGEFHRVSRDSVILAVRIDSRLKVMRDRLEGNDTLQLQRAPRMDVSRARVEAEFKDAGFEVLSHQDFIPGCAAWRVYVLRKQG
- the rnd gene encoding ribonuclease D, with product MAIDIHWIRDNDSLGQFCTEWQKLPFVALDTEFMRVDTFYPIAGLLQVGDGQRAYLIDPLTIDDWQPLAALLENSAVVKVVHACSEDLEVLLRLTGSLPTPLFDTQLAAAYLNLGFSMGYSRLVQEVLGIELPKGETRSDWLQRPLSETQVSYAAEDAVHLAEVFTRLRPKLSEDKYNWVLEDGAELVANLRREVDPYEVYREAKLAWKLSRAQLAVLRELCAWREREARARDLPRNRIVREHSLWPLAKSQPDNLGALAKIEDMHPRTVRQDGEFLLGLIKRAASVGPDQWPPAVPEPLPMEASPLLKRLRAVGQAEAERLGIAPELMLRKKTLESLLKSGFPNGPYQLPDSLRGWRRELMGQALLDSLATAGEQP
- a CDS encoding YcgL domain-containing protein, encoding MKRICSIYKSPRKNEMYLYVLKSDALERVPENLLAAFGKPQHAFDLVLSPERKLSREDIHQVLENLEKQGYHLQMPPAEDEYIEHLPEELLRRNDPV
- a CDS encoding D-2-hydroxyacid dehydrogenase, whose protein sequence is MRVLIAEHDHAIYARLLRQLAPDLEVLTSGDSAELSKLAADCPVWLGQPDLLATLLRQGHQPQWLQSTWAGITPLLADGLPRHYRLTRAVGIFGQVMAEYVLTYMLGHEREVLARLVSQVERKWDNRTGQSLAGRKVLIVGAGDIGQSVAQFLLPFGVELYGIASEAREQAPFIEVAALADLGRLVGEVDYVVNLLPNTPHTHDLYDTALFKRFKPTGLFINVGRGVAVVDADLVEALKEGHLAGAVIDVCRQEPLPQRHPFWTAWGLLLTGHSSAPTSPTLMAQLFIDNLRAYQADTALRGEVDFTRGY
- a CDS encoding nitroreductase family protein — encoded protein: MSANPRVAEYAIHPQFTERWSPRAFTGEAIPEETLLSFFEAARWAPSAYNSQPWRFLYARRDTPNWERFLGLLNEFNRGWAQHASALVIVISKTTFTAPGASEETPALWHTFDTGSAWGHLALQASISGWHTHGMAGFDQELTRKELKIPEGYALHAAVAVGKLGDKASLAEYLQAREEPSPRRPLSETAAEGDFSL
- a CDS encoding YcgN family cysteine cluster protein, translated to MAAKVEPFWIRKTLEQLDQEEWESLCDGCGLCCLQKLEDEEDNSVYYTRIACKLLDLKTCQCSDYANRRASVPDCIQLTPGKADEFKWLPPTCGYRLVSEGKDLPLWHHLVCGDRDAVHHERISQSGRMLAEGSVAEEDWEDHLIFRAG
- a CDS encoding YgaP family membrane protein, with translation MSDSKQLEPISTTPFQSPAEQNVQGWERIGSLAGGVVMVGKGLRRGGVFGLVQVAIGGVALARGITGHSSAKSLLEKSRQDMNNVRAKIERAGAELKTLKANAEAATRTATVTGNDSLKSPKAGV